The Eleginops maclovinus isolate JMC-PN-2008 ecotype Puerto Natales chromosome 24, JC_Emac_rtc_rv5, whole genome shotgun sequence genome contains a region encoding:
- the timmdc1 gene encoding complex I assembly factor TIMMDC1, mitochondrial, translating to MYPEQPRMGPAHRRRQADSPPGGTLSTGLLQGLIQSARPLSFCSLLPRVHAADVAAAQPAQMPSPSSSSLTSPPPIPSPSAMRSYIGRPELPDTGWDRIKDLFQLDERRTYPEELTNVIKSGVVGALAGLLYGGLPAARHARQSYIQVSQAELYSSRVDAVRSAHNAAIRGFVRYGWRWSWRVAAFVTLFNSVSTGLSVYRDKNAISHYAAAGAVTGGLFRLNLGLRGLVGGTVIGAVLGLPTGALIVGMQSMAGENARDRRRRERRELYEVKLAEWTARMNVTEELIGDLNVSSQAGEANNDMQRIQELLSLPKNEDVTQESRS from the exons ATGTATCCAGAGCAACCCAGAATGGGCCCCGCCCATCGGAGACGGCAGGCAGATTCACCCCCCGGGGGCACGTTGAGCACCGGCCTTCTGCAGGGCCTCATCCAGAGCGCCAGGCCTCTGTCCTTCTGCTCCCTGCTCCCCAGGGTCCACGCAGCTGATGTGGCTGCTGCCCAGCCCGCACAGATgccctctccttcctcctcttctttaaCCAGTCCTCCACCCATCCCCTCTCCCAGCGCCATGCGAAGCTACATAGGCAGGCCAGAATTACCAGACACGGGATGGGACCGCATCAAGGACCTCTTTCAATTGGA TGAAAGGCGTACGTACCCTGAGGAGCTGACCAACGTGATAAAGAGCGGTGTGGTCGGTGCTCTAGCCGGCCTGCTGTACGGAGGCCTGCCTGCAGCCCGCCATGCAAGGCAGAGCTACATCCAGGTCAGCCAGGCAGAGCTCTACAGCAGCCGAGTGGACGCAGTG CGCTCAGCCCATAATGCAGCAATCCGAGGATTTGTGAGATATGGGTGGAGGTGGAGCTGGAGAGTGGCTGCTTTCGTCACCTTATTCAA TTCTGTCAGCACTGggctctctgtctaccgggaCAAGAACGCCATCAGCCATTATGCTGCAGCTGGAG CTGTGACTGGAGGTCTGTTCAGGCTGAACCTGGGCCTGAGAGGGCTGGTGGGAGGGACCGTCATCGGAGCAGTGCTGGG GCTTCCCACCGGCGCTCTGATCGTCGGCATGCAGTCGATGGCAGGAGAAAATGCCAGAGACCGGAGGAGAAGAGAGCGCAGGGAACTGTATGAAGTCAAACTTGCAGAGTG GACGGCCCGAATGAACGTGACAGAAGAACTGATCGGAGATCTGAACGTCAGCTCTCAGGCAGGGGAAGCCAATAATGACATGCAGAGGATCCAGGAGCTGCTCAGTTTACCAAAGAACGAGGACGTGACTCAGGAGTCACGCAGCTGA
- the LOC134860891 gene encoding ATP-binding cassette sub-family C member 4-like isoform X2 translates to MEIKKKDGTGNPLSSAGCLSKVFLCWLIPLLQLGQKRSLEENDMPRVLPEDQSQVLGEELHRCWDHEVRKATKNLRKPNLTRALIKCYGMSYAVAGLFTISLEAIKVIQPLLLGEVILFFEKYHSDEQRSLCMLYVYAAAMSISTFALTIIQHLYYYHVLRTGMRIRVAMCHMIYKKALGLSSESMGQTTTGQIINLLSNDVNRFDEITLNLHYLWVGPLQAMVIIVLLWYQIGPSCLAGVAVLALMVPVQTLFGKLFGIFRSKTSVLTDNRIRIMNEVVSGIRIIKMYAWEKPFAALVTDVRRKEIRQILKSSYLRGLNMASFFASSKIIVFVTFTVYVLLGNTINARSVFVTVSLYGTIKLTISLFFPMAIEKLSETAVSVRRIEEFLLLEEIDRKSCGLSLEEKKDSSVEIEKMTCYWDKSLDAPSLQNISITVKPHKLLTVIGPVGAGKSSLLSAILGELPRDSGNLKVKGQLTYAAQQPWVFPGTVRSNILFGRQLNHQRYQKVLSACALKRDMELLPDGDLTLIGDRGATLSGGQKARVNLARAVYQDADIYLLDDPLSAVDAEVGRHLFEQCICGLLKKKCRILVTHQLQYLQAADHIIVLKEGHIMAEGTHNELQSSGLNFQSLQRSDEDQGRWIRSQEHDKLSLLSKKTNNSHSSQSSLLVPESKYTEQQLPAETVGTMAEETRAEGNVSSHIYLKYFTAGHSPVVLVFVVLTSVLAEGAYIMQDWWLAYWARGEFRNSTVGDVSVGSVINATRLEQESDLTFHLGIYAGLTAAAVVFGYIRSLVVFHGLVRSSQTLHNSMFSAVLRTPVRFFDVNPIGRILNRFSKDISQMDSLLPITFVDFYQLFLQNVGVIAVAASVIPFILVPVIPLLFMFLYLRRFYLRTSRDVKRLESTTRSPVFSHLSSSLQGLWTIRALKAEERLKKAFDAHQDRHTEAWFLFLMTSRWFALQLDSICSVFVAFVAFGCILLRDGLNAGEVGLVLTYAVTLVGNFQWTVRQSAEVENMMTSVERVVEYTELESEASWETEKPPPPDWPSKGLVTFDRVSFSYSPEGAAVLKDVSFTFKPNEKVGIVGRTGAGKSSLVSALFRLAEPQGKIYIDGVLTSEIGLHDLRTKMSIIPQDPVLFTGSMRKNLDPFSQHSDEDLWRALEEVQLKSVVEELPGKLETVLAESGSNFSVGQRQLVCLARAVLRQNRILVIDEATANVDPRTDELIQQTIRDKFRECTVLTIAHRLNTIIDSDRIMVLDSGTIQELDRPFTLLQNKEGALYKMVQQTGRAEAAALLKAASES, encoded by the exons ATggagataaagaaaaaagacgGAACAGGCAACCCGCTGTCCTCTGCTGGCTGTTTGTCAAAGGTCTTCCTGTG CTGGTTAATCCCGTTGCTTCAACTGGGACAGAAAAGGAGTTTGGAGGAGAATGACATGCCCAGGGTTCTTCCTGAGGACCAGTCCCAAGTACTGGGAGAGGAACTACACAG ATGCTGGGACCATGAAGTCAGAAAGGCTACTAAGAATCTCCGGAAGCCAAATCTCACCAGAGCTCTCATTAAGTGCTACGGGATGTCCTACGCAGTGGCTGGGTTGTTTACAATTTCACTG GAGGCAATCAAAGTTATCCAGCCTCTTCTTCTGGGGGAAGTCATCCTGTTCTTTGAGAAGTATCACTCAGACGAACAGAGGAGTCTGTGCATGCTGTATGTTTACGCCGCTGCCATGTCCATCTCCACGTTTGCACTGACCATCATCCAACATCTCTACTACTACCACGTCCTAAGAACAGGCATGAGGATCAGAGTGGCCATGTGTCACATGATATACAAAAAG GCTCTGGGTCTCAGCAGTGAATCCATGGGGCAAACAACAACAGGACAAATCATCAACCTCCTATCAAATGACGTGAATCGTTTTGATGAG ATTACACTGAATCTGCACTACCTGTGGGTGGGACCTCTTCAAGCCATGGTGATCATCGTGTTACTTTGGTACCAGATTGGACCCTCGTGTCTGGCAGGAGTGGCAGTCCTTGCCCTCATGGTGCCTGTGCAGACGTTGTTTGGAAAGCTCTTTGGCATATTCAG GAGCAAAACGTCAGTCCTTACTGACAACAGAATCCGCATCATGAACGAAGTGGTGTCTGGCATCAGGATCATCAAGATGTACGCTTGGGAGAAACCCTTCGCAGCTCTGGTTACAGACGTCAGAAG GAAAGAAATCAGGCAGATTCTGAAGAGCTCCTATCTACGAGGACTCAACATGGCCTCCTTCTTTGCCAGCAGCAAGATCATCGTGTTTGTTACCTTCACGGTCTACGTTCTCCTGGGGAACACCATCAACGCCAGAAGTGTGTTTGTCACAGTTTCCCTGTACGGCACCATCAAGCTTACCATCTCCCTGTTCTTCCCAATGGCCATCGAGAAGTTGTCAGAGACCGCAGTTAGCGTTCGCAGAATTGAG GAATTCCTTCTGCTGGAGGAGATTGACAGGAAAAGCTGTGGGCTTTCTCTCGAGGAAAAGAAGGACAGCTCTGTTGAGATTGAGAAGATGACATGCTACTGGGATAAG AGTTTGGATGCTCCATCTCTGCAGAACATCTCTATCACGGTGAAGCCTCACAAACTTCTGACTGTAATTGGCCCAGTGGGGGCCGGAAAG tcctctctgctgagtgCTATCCTGGGAGAACTACCTCGTGACTCGGGAAACCttaaggtcaaaggtcagctgACATATGCCGCGCAGCAGCCCTGGGTGTTCCCTGGAACCGTCCGCAGTAACATCCTGTTTGGACGACAGCTCAACCACCAGAGATACCAGAAAGTCCTCAGCGCGTGCGCTCTCAAGAGG GACATGGAGCTGCTCCCAGATGGAGACCTGACACTGATCGGGGACAGAGGAGCCACTCTCAGTGGGGGACAGAAAGCTCGAGTCAACCTGGCCAG gGCTGTGTATCAGGACGCAGACATCTACCTGCTGGATGACCCTCTGAGTGCTGTGGACGCAGAGGTCGGGAGACACCTGTTTGAACA GTGTATCTGTGGcctgctgaaaaaaaagtgtcGTATCCTGGTCACCCACCAGCTGCAGTACCTGCAGGCAGCCGACCACATCATCGTCCTCAAGGAG GGTCACATCATGGCCGAGGGAACCCACAACGAGCTTCAGAGCTCTGGACTCAACTTCCAGTCCCTGCAGAGAAGCGACGAGGATCAGGGGCGCTGGATTCGATCACAAGAGCATGACAAACTGTCGCTGCtcagcaagaaaacaaataactcTCACAGTTCCCAGAGCAGCCTCTTGGTGCCCGAGAGCAAatacacagagcagcagcttcCG GCTGAAACGGTGGGCACCATGGCAGAGGAGACCCGAGCTGAAGGGAATGTTAGCAGCCACATCTACCTCAAGTACTTCACTGCAGGCCACAGCCCTGTGGTGCTGGTGTTTGTCGTGCTGaccagtgtcctggctgag GGTGCGTATATAATGCAGGACTGGTGGCTGGCATACTG GGCGAGAGGAGAGTTTCGCAACAGCACAGTTGGAGATGTTAGCGTGGGCTCTGTCATCAATGCTACTCGTTTAGAACAAGAGTCGGATCTCACGTTTCACCTGGGCATTTATGCAG gTTTGACAGCGGCTGCCGTGGTGTTTGGCTACATACGCAGTTTAGTGGTGTTTCACGGACTGGTCAGATCGTCTCAGACTCTGCACAACAGCATGTTCAGCGCCGTCCTCCGCACGCCTGTTCGCTTCTTTGACGTCAACCCCATAG GAAGGATTCTCAACAGGTTTTCCAAAGACATCAGTCAGATGGACTCCCTGTTACCCATCACCTTTGTGGACTTCTATCAA TTGTTTTTACAGAATGTGGGCGTGATCGCGGTGGCGGCCTCTGTCATCCCTTTCATCCTCGTCCCCGTCATCCCTCTGCTCTTCatgttcttgtacttgagacGTTTCTACCTCCGTACATCACGAGACGTCAAACGGCTAGAATCTACAA CTCGGAGTCCTGTGTTCTCCCACCTGTCCTCGTCTCTTCAGGGCCTCTGGACCATAAGAGCCCTTAAGGCGGAGGAGAGGTTAAAGAAAGCCTTCGATGCTCATCAGGACCGGCACACAG AGGCGTGGTTTTTGTTCCTGATGACGTCCCGCTGGTTCGCTCTTCAACTCGACAGCATTTGCTCAGTATTTGTCGCCTTCGTGGCATTTGGCTGTATCCTGCTCAGAGACG gGCTGAATGCTGGAGAGGTGGGGCTGGTGCTGACGTATGCTGTGACGCTGGTGGGCAACTTCCAGTGGACGGTGAGGCAGAGTGCCGAGGTGGAGAACATG ATGACGTCAGTGGAGAGGGTGGTGGAGTACACCGAGCTGGAGAGCGAGGCATCCTGGGAAACCGAgaagcctcctcctcctgattgGCCCAGCAAAGGCCTGGTGACCTTTGACCGCGTCAGCTTCTCCTACAGCCCAGAGGGAGCGGCGGTCCTCAAAGACGTCAGCTTCACCTTTAAACCCAACGAGAAG GTGGGCATCGTGGGGAGGACGGGCGCCGGGAAGAGCTCTCTGGTGTCGGCTCTGTTCCGCCTGGCCGAGCCTCAGGGGAAGATCTACATTGACGGAGTTCTGACCTCTGAGATCGGCCTCCACGACCTGCGCACAAAGATGTCCATCATCCCTCAG GACCCGGTGCTGTTTACAGGCTCCATGAGGAAGAACCTTGACCCCTTCAGCCAGCACTCCGACGAGGACCTGTGGAGGGCTCTGGAAGAG GTGCAGCTGAAGTCGGTGGTGGAGGAGCTGCCCGGGAAGCTGGAGACGGTGCTGGCCGAGTCGGGTTCCAACTTCAGCGTGGGACAGAGGCAGCTGGTGTGTCTGGCCCGGGCAGTTCTCCGTCAGAACCGCATCCTGGTCATCGACGAGGCCACGGCCAACGTGGACCCCAG gacgGACGAACTGATCCAGCAAACCATTCGGGACAAGTTCAGAGAGTGCACCGTGCTCACCATCGCTCACCGCCTCAACACCATCATAGACAGCGACAGGATCATG GTTCTAGACAGTGGTACCATCCAGGAGTTAGACCGTCCCTTCACCCTGCTGCAGAACAAAGAAGGAGCTCTCTACAAGATGGTGCAGCAGACGGGTCGGGCGGAGGCAGCCGCCCTGCTGAAGGCAGCCAGTGAG TCTTGA
- the LOC134860891 gene encoding ATP-binding cassette sub-family C member 4-like isoform X1, whose product MEIKKKDGTGNPLSSAGCLSKVFLCWLIPLLQLGQKRSLEENDMPRVLPEDQSQVLGEELHRCWDHEVRKATKNLRKPNLTRALIKCYGMSYAVAGLFTISLEAIKVIQPLLLGEVILFFEKYHSDEQRSLCMLYVYAAAMSISTFALTIIQHLYYYHVLRTGMRIRVAMCHMIYKKALGLSSESMGQTTTGQIINLLSNDVNRFDEITLNLHYLWVGPLQAMVIIVLLWYQIGPSCLAGVAVLALMVPVQTLFGKLFGIFRSKTSVLTDNRIRIMNEVVSGIRIIKMYAWEKPFAALVTDVRRKEIRQILKSSYLRGLNMASFFASSKIIVFVTFTVYVLLGNTINARSVFVTVSLYGTIKLTISLFFPMAIEKLSETAVSVRRIEEFLLLEEIDRKSCGLSLEEKKDSSVEIEKMTCYWDKSLDAPSLQNISITVKPHKLLTVIGPVGAGKSSLLSAILGELPRDSGNLKVKGQLTYAAQQPWVFPGTVRSNILFGRQLNHQRYQKVLSACALKRDMELLPDGDLTLIGDRGATLSGGQKARVNLARAVYQDADIYLLDDPLSAVDAEVGRHLFEQCICGLLKKKCRILVTHQLQYLQAADHIIVLKEGHIMAEGTHNELQSSGLNFQSLQRSDEDQGRWIRSQEHDKLSLLSKKTNNSHSSQSSLLVPESKYTEQQLPAETVGTMAEETRAEGNVSSHIYLKYFTAGHSPVVLVFVVLTSVLAEGAYIMQDWWLAYWARGEFRNSTVGDVSVGSVINATRLEQESDLTFHLGIYAGLTAAAVVFGYIRSLVVFHGLVRSSQTLHNSMFSAVLRTPVRFFDVNPIGRILNRFSKDISQMDSLLPITFVDFYQLFLQNVGVIAVAASVIPFILVPVIPLLFMFLYLRRFYLRTSRDVKRLESTTRSPVFSHLSSSLQGLWTIRALKAEERLKKAFDAHQDRHTEAWFLFLMTSRWFALQLDSICSVFVAFVAFGCILLRDGLNAGEVGLVLTYAVTLVGNFQWTVRQSAEVENMMTSVERVVEYTELESEASWETEKPPPPDWPSKGLVTFDRVSFSYSPEGAAVLKDVSFTFKPNEKVGIVGRTGAGKSSLVSALFRLAEPQGKIYIDGVLTSEIGLHDLRTKMSIIPQDPVLFTGSMRKNLDPFSQHSDEDLWRALEEVQLKSVVEELPGKLETVLAESGSNFSVGQRQLVCLARAVLRQNRILVIDEATANVDPRTDELIQQTIRDKFRECTVLTIAHRLNTIIDSDRIMVLDSGTIQELDRPFTLLQNKEGALYKMVQQTGRAEAAALLKAASEKS is encoded by the exons ATggagataaagaaaaaagacgGAACAGGCAACCCGCTGTCCTCTGCTGGCTGTTTGTCAAAGGTCTTCCTGTG CTGGTTAATCCCGTTGCTTCAACTGGGACAGAAAAGGAGTTTGGAGGAGAATGACATGCCCAGGGTTCTTCCTGAGGACCAGTCCCAAGTACTGGGAGAGGAACTACACAG ATGCTGGGACCATGAAGTCAGAAAGGCTACTAAGAATCTCCGGAAGCCAAATCTCACCAGAGCTCTCATTAAGTGCTACGGGATGTCCTACGCAGTGGCTGGGTTGTTTACAATTTCACTG GAGGCAATCAAAGTTATCCAGCCTCTTCTTCTGGGGGAAGTCATCCTGTTCTTTGAGAAGTATCACTCAGACGAACAGAGGAGTCTGTGCATGCTGTATGTTTACGCCGCTGCCATGTCCATCTCCACGTTTGCACTGACCATCATCCAACATCTCTACTACTACCACGTCCTAAGAACAGGCATGAGGATCAGAGTGGCCATGTGTCACATGATATACAAAAAG GCTCTGGGTCTCAGCAGTGAATCCATGGGGCAAACAACAACAGGACAAATCATCAACCTCCTATCAAATGACGTGAATCGTTTTGATGAG ATTACACTGAATCTGCACTACCTGTGGGTGGGACCTCTTCAAGCCATGGTGATCATCGTGTTACTTTGGTACCAGATTGGACCCTCGTGTCTGGCAGGAGTGGCAGTCCTTGCCCTCATGGTGCCTGTGCAGACGTTGTTTGGAAAGCTCTTTGGCATATTCAG GAGCAAAACGTCAGTCCTTACTGACAACAGAATCCGCATCATGAACGAAGTGGTGTCTGGCATCAGGATCATCAAGATGTACGCTTGGGAGAAACCCTTCGCAGCTCTGGTTACAGACGTCAGAAG GAAAGAAATCAGGCAGATTCTGAAGAGCTCCTATCTACGAGGACTCAACATGGCCTCCTTCTTTGCCAGCAGCAAGATCATCGTGTTTGTTACCTTCACGGTCTACGTTCTCCTGGGGAACACCATCAACGCCAGAAGTGTGTTTGTCACAGTTTCCCTGTACGGCACCATCAAGCTTACCATCTCCCTGTTCTTCCCAATGGCCATCGAGAAGTTGTCAGAGACCGCAGTTAGCGTTCGCAGAATTGAG GAATTCCTTCTGCTGGAGGAGATTGACAGGAAAAGCTGTGGGCTTTCTCTCGAGGAAAAGAAGGACAGCTCTGTTGAGATTGAGAAGATGACATGCTACTGGGATAAG AGTTTGGATGCTCCATCTCTGCAGAACATCTCTATCACGGTGAAGCCTCACAAACTTCTGACTGTAATTGGCCCAGTGGGGGCCGGAAAG tcctctctgctgagtgCTATCCTGGGAGAACTACCTCGTGACTCGGGAAACCttaaggtcaaaggtcagctgACATATGCCGCGCAGCAGCCCTGGGTGTTCCCTGGAACCGTCCGCAGTAACATCCTGTTTGGACGACAGCTCAACCACCAGAGATACCAGAAAGTCCTCAGCGCGTGCGCTCTCAAGAGG GACATGGAGCTGCTCCCAGATGGAGACCTGACACTGATCGGGGACAGAGGAGCCACTCTCAGTGGGGGACAGAAAGCTCGAGTCAACCTGGCCAG gGCTGTGTATCAGGACGCAGACATCTACCTGCTGGATGACCCTCTGAGTGCTGTGGACGCAGAGGTCGGGAGACACCTGTTTGAACA GTGTATCTGTGGcctgctgaaaaaaaagtgtcGTATCCTGGTCACCCACCAGCTGCAGTACCTGCAGGCAGCCGACCACATCATCGTCCTCAAGGAG GGTCACATCATGGCCGAGGGAACCCACAACGAGCTTCAGAGCTCTGGACTCAACTTCCAGTCCCTGCAGAGAAGCGACGAGGATCAGGGGCGCTGGATTCGATCACAAGAGCATGACAAACTGTCGCTGCtcagcaagaaaacaaataactcTCACAGTTCCCAGAGCAGCCTCTTGGTGCCCGAGAGCAAatacacagagcagcagcttcCG GCTGAAACGGTGGGCACCATGGCAGAGGAGACCCGAGCTGAAGGGAATGTTAGCAGCCACATCTACCTCAAGTACTTCACTGCAGGCCACAGCCCTGTGGTGCTGGTGTTTGTCGTGCTGaccagtgtcctggctgag GGTGCGTATATAATGCAGGACTGGTGGCTGGCATACTG GGCGAGAGGAGAGTTTCGCAACAGCACAGTTGGAGATGTTAGCGTGGGCTCTGTCATCAATGCTACTCGTTTAGAACAAGAGTCGGATCTCACGTTTCACCTGGGCATTTATGCAG gTTTGACAGCGGCTGCCGTGGTGTTTGGCTACATACGCAGTTTAGTGGTGTTTCACGGACTGGTCAGATCGTCTCAGACTCTGCACAACAGCATGTTCAGCGCCGTCCTCCGCACGCCTGTTCGCTTCTTTGACGTCAACCCCATAG GAAGGATTCTCAACAGGTTTTCCAAAGACATCAGTCAGATGGACTCCCTGTTACCCATCACCTTTGTGGACTTCTATCAA TTGTTTTTACAGAATGTGGGCGTGATCGCGGTGGCGGCCTCTGTCATCCCTTTCATCCTCGTCCCCGTCATCCCTCTGCTCTTCatgttcttgtacttgagacGTTTCTACCTCCGTACATCACGAGACGTCAAACGGCTAGAATCTACAA CTCGGAGTCCTGTGTTCTCCCACCTGTCCTCGTCTCTTCAGGGCCTCTGGACCATAAGAGCCCTTAAGGCGGAGGAGAGGTTAAAGAAAGCCTTCGATGCTCATCAGGACCGGCACACAG AGGCGTGGTTTTTGTTCCTGATGACGTCCCGCTGGTTCGCTCTTCAACTCGACAGCATTTGCTCAGTATTTGTCGCCTTCGTGGCATTTGGCTGTATCCTGCTCAGAGACG gGCTGAATGCTGGAGAGGTGGGGCTGGTGCTGACGTATGCTGTGACGCTGGTGGGCAACTTCCAGTGGACGGTGAGGCAGAGTGCCGAGGTGGAGAACATG ATGACGTCAGTGGAGAGGGTGGTGGAGTACACCGAGCTGGAGAGCGAGGCATCCTGGGAAACCGAgaagcctcctcctcctgattgGCCCAGCAAAGGCCTGGTGACCTTTGACCGCGTCAGCTTCTCCTACAGCCCAGAGGGAGCGGCGGTCCTCAAAGACGTCAGCTTCACCTTTAAACCCAACGAGAAG GTGGGCATCGTGGGGAGGACGGGCGCCGGGAAGAGCTCTCTGGTGTCGGCTCTGTTCCGCCTGGCCGAGCCTCAGGGGAAGATCTACATTGACGGAGTTCTGACCTCTGAGATCGGCCTCCACGACCTGCGCACAAAGATGTCCATCATCCCTCAG GACCCGGTGCTGTTTACAGGCTCCATGAGGAAGAACCTTGACCCCTTCAGCCAGCACTCCGACGAGGACCTGTGGAGGGCTCTGGAAGAG GTGCAGCTGAAGTCGGTGGTGGAGGAGCTGCCCGGGAAGCTGGAGACGGTGCTGGCCGAGTCGGGTTCCAACTTCAGCGTGGGACAGAGGCAGCTGGTGTGTCTGGCCCGGGCAGTTCTCCGTCAGAACCGCATCCTGGTCATCGACGAGGCCACGGCCAACGTGGACCCCAG gacgGACGAACTGATCCAGCAAACCATTCGGGACAAGTTCAGAGAGTGCACCGTGCTCACCATCGCTCACCGCCTCAACACCATCATAGACAGCGACAGGATCATG GTTCTAGACAGTGGTACCATCCAGGAGTTAGACCGTCCCTTCACCCTGCTGCAGAACAAAGAAGGAGCTCTCTACAAGATGGTGCAGCAGACGGGTCGGGCGGAGGCAGCCGCCCTGCTGAAGGCAGCCAGTGAG AAGTCTTGA
- the poglut1 gene encoding protein O-glucosyltransferase 1 — MEREMERFWLWSFLILFQLCLLCLVPASGQPWKDIRDRVTDAVKGHTPCNSVNCSCHLSILQNDLQPFKGRISEDVMAATVQRGVGTHYQIIGHKLYRERNCMFPARCSGVEHFILEVIDRLPDLEMVVNVRDYPQVPSWVKPTLPVFSFSKTADYQDIMYPAWTFWEGGPAVWPIYPTGLGRWDLMRDDLQKAAAQWPWNKKESKGFFRGSRTSAERDPLILLSREAPELVDAEYTKNQAWKSERDTLGQPPAKEIPLVDHCKYKYLFNFRGVAASFRFKHLFLCGSLVFHVGDEWQEFFYPQLRPWVHYIPVQQDLSDVRELLQFVKENDDIAQEIATRGKVFILEHLRMKDVSCYWERLLTDFSSLLSYQPKLKSDYNQIVHRAGRTEL, encoded by the exons atggagagagaaatggagCGCTTTTGGCTGTGGAGTTTTTTAATTCTGTTCCAACTTTGCCTTTTATGTTTGGTTCCCGCCTCAG gCCAACCGTGGAAGGACATTAGAGACAGAGTTACTGATGCTGTGAAAGGACACACTCCGTGCAACTCTGTCAACTGCAGCTGCCATCTGAG CATCCTTCAAAATGACCTGCAGCCGTTTAAAGGAAGGATCTCTGAGGATGTCATGGCTGCGACTGTTCAGAGAGGGGTGGGCACACACTACCAGATCATCGGACACAAACTGTACAGAGAACGCAACTGCATGTTTCCTGCCAG GTGCAGTGGGGTGGAGCATTTCATCCTGGAGGTGATCGACAGGTTACCTGACCTGGAGATGGTGGTGAATGTCAGAGATTACCCACAAGTCCCCAGCTGGGTGAAGCCCACCCTGcctgtcttctctttcagtaAG ACGGCAGACTACCAGGACATCATGTATCCTGCGTGGACGTTTTGGGAGGGGGGGCCTGCCGTGTGGCCCATATACCCCACTGGACTGGGGCGATGGGACCTGATGAGGGATGACCTTCAAAA GGCTGCAGCTCAGTGGCCTTGGAATAAGAAAGAGTCCAAAGGATTCTTCAGAGGGTCCAG AACCAGTGCAGAGCGCGACCCTCTGATCCTCCTGTCCAGAGAGGCTCCAGAGCTGGTGGATGCAGAGTACACCAAGAACCAGGCCTGGAAGTCTGAAAGG GACACACTAGGGCAACCCCCTGCCAAAGAAATCCCGCTGGTCGATCACTGCAAATACAA ATATTTATTCAACTTCCGAGGAGTGGCGGCCAGCTTCCGTTTCAAACACCTCTTCCTCTGTGGGTCTCTGGTGTTCCATGTTGGGGATGAATGGCAGGAGTTTTTCTACCCTCAGCTGCGGCCCTGGGTCCATTACATCCCCGTGCAGCAGGATCTATCGGATGTCAG GGAGCTGCTTCAGTTTGTAAAAGAGAATGATGACATTGCACAGGAGATCGCCACAAG GGGTAAGGTGTTCATCCTGGAGCACCTGCGGATGAAAGACGTTTCCTGCTACTGGGAGAGACTCCTCACTGATTTCAGCAGTCTCCTCAGCTACCAACCAAAACTAAAGAGCGACTACAACCAGATCGTCCACAGAGCGGGCCGGACGGAGCTATGA